A region from the Streptosporangium sp. NBC_01756 genome encodes:
- a CDS encoding STM4015 family protein yields the protein MDHTEFNDDVDGLYDGTYAGLPIAVPAADDGEMPAADQAAWRISESVYDSEGTFEEEFALFLEKVDSTAVRAVIIGGWGEAFDTDSSKVVGLLAGNASRLPALRSLFFGAMPSEECEISWIRQGDITPLLEAFPLLERLEVRGGSGLRLRPVRHEHLKALRFETGGLPAEVVRAVGECAFPALEHLELWLGVSQYGGDASVSDLAPILSGERLPALRHLGLQDSEIQDEVAAAVAAAPVVARLESLALSMGVLTDEGAEALLSGQPLTHLKRLDLHHHYLTDEMIKRVAGALPGVEVDLSEREEPDEDWRYVAVAE from the coding sequence ATGGACCACACCGAGTTCAATGACGATGTCGACGGTCTCTACGACGGGACCTACGCCGGGCTGCCGATCGCGGTCCCGGCCGCTGACGACGGGGAGATGCCCGCCGCGGACCAGGCGGCCTGGCGGATCTCGGAGAGTGTCTACGACTCGGAAGGGACCTTCGAGGAGGAGTTCGCGCTGTTCCTGGAGAAGGTGGACAGCACCGCGGTTCGAGCGGTCATCATCGGCGGATGGGGGGAGGCCTTCGACACCGACAGTTCGAAGGTCGTCGGCCTGCTGGCCGGGAACGCCTCCCGGCTCCCGGCGCTGCGTTCCCTGTTCTTCGGCGCGATGCCGTCGGAGGAGTGCGAGATCTCCTGGATCCGGCAGGGCGACATCACCCCGCTGCTGGAGGCGTTCCCTCTGCTGGAGCGGCTGGAGGTGCGCGGCGGGTCCGGGCTCCGGCTGCGGCCGGTCCGGCATGAGCACCTCAAGGCGCTGAGGTTCGAGACGGGCGGGCTCCCCGCCGAGGTCGTCCGTGCGGTCGGTGAGTGCGCGTTCCCCGCCCTCGAACACCTGGAGCTGTGGCTGGGCGTCTCCCAGTACGGTGGCGACGCCTCGGTCTCCGACCTGGCGCCGATCCTGTCCGGGGAGAGGCTTCCCGCGCTGCGGCATCTGGGACTGCAGGACAGCGAGATCCAGGACGAGGTCGCGGCCGCCGTGGCGGCGGCACCGGTGGTGGCGCGGCTGGAGTCGCTGGCCCTGTCCATGGGAGTGCTGACCGACGAGGGCGCCGAGGCGCTGCTGTCCGGCCAGCCGCTGACCCACCTCAAGCGACTGGACCTGCACCACCACTACCTGACCGACGAGATGATCAAGCGTGTCGCGGGCGCTCTCCCCGGTGTCGAGGTCGATCTGTCCGAGCGCGAGGAGCCCGACGAGGACTGGCGCTACGTCGCGGTCGCGGAATGA
- a CDS encoding STM4014 family protein, translating into MTSLTVVGTPGERRVTLFAAACARYGLREPHLVPWTRVLRGEDILLEPATLVRIDSPGEDAETDALLRGPGEPSRAGGGAAWHAAFTAATARIREAAERTPEVVLLADADEIAVMFDKRLCHARLAAAGVPVPPALAGPVGGYAGLRELMDRAGWGRVFVKPAHGSSASGVVALHASADRVRAMTSAELTSGGLHNSLRVRSYEDELDVAAIVDTLAGDGLHVERWFPKAAIGGRAVDLRVVVVDGTPTHAVVRSSRTPMTNLHLGGERGDLGEVRARLGPQGWERVLDVCARAAACFPGSLTVGIDLMIGVDWRSVAVAEVNAFGDLLPRLTGFPGGGAEGLDTYDAQVRAIVARRTVVAR; encoded by the coding sequence ATGACCTCCCTGACGGTCGTCGGCACGCCGGGGGAGCGGCGGGTGACCCTGTTCGCCGCCGCGTGCGCCAGGTACGGCCTGCGCGAGCCCCACCTCGTCCCGTGGACCCGCGTGCTCCGGGGTGAGGACATCCTCCTGGAGCCCGCGACCCTCGTCCGGATCGATTCCCCCGGCGAGGACGCCGAGACCGACGCGCTGCTGCGCGGTCCGGGCGAGCCGTCCCGAGCCGGAGGCGGCGCCGCCTGGCACGCCGCCTTCACCGCCGCGACGGCCCGGATCCGCGAGGCCGCCGAGCGGACGCCCGAGGTGGTCCTGCTGGCCGATGCGGACGAGATCGCGGTGATGTTCGACAAGAGGCTCTGCCATGCCCGGCTGGCCGCGGCGGGGGTGCCCGTACCGCCCGCGCTGGCCGGCCCGGTCGGCGGCTACGCCGGACTGCGCGAGCTGATGGACCGGGCCGGCTGGGGCAGGGTGTTCGTCAAGCCGGCACACGGCTCGTCGGCCTCCGGAGTGGTCGCCCTGCACGCCTCCGCGGACCGGGTCAGGGCCATGACGTCGGCGGAGCTGACCTCCGGCGGGCTGCACAACTCGCTGCGGGTGCGCTCCTACGAGGACGAGCTCGACGTGGCCGCGATCGTCGACACGCTGGCCGGGGACGGGCTCCACGTGGAGCGGTGGTTCCCCAAGGCGGCCATCGGCGGGCGGGCCGTCGACCTGCGGGTGGTCGTGGTGGACGGCACGCCGACCCACGCGGTGGTCCGATCGAGCCGCACCCCCATGACGAACCTGCACCTCGGCGGCGAGCGGGGCGATCTCGGCGAGGTCAGGGCAAGATTGGGCCCGCAGGGCTGGGAGCGGGTTCTCGACGTCTGCGCGCGGGCGGCGGCCTGCTTCCCGGGCAGCCTGACGGTCGGCATCGACCTGATGATCGGCGTCGACTGGCGGAGTGTCGCCGTGGCCGAGGTCAACGCCTTCGGGGACCTGCTGCCCCGGCTGACCGGGTTTCCCGGCGGCGGCGCCGAGGGCCTGGACACCTACGACGCCCAGGTCAGGGCAATCGTCGCGCGCCGTACGGTGGTAGCGCGGTGA
- a CDS encoding STM4013/SEN3800 family hydrolase — translation MNAIVGSHDLLLVTLDTLRYDVADELIRAGRLPTLARALPGGRWQRRHSPGSFTYAAHAAILAGFLPTPADPGPHPRLFAATFPGSETTADGTWTFDAPDLPGGLAEAGYHTVCVGGVGFFNGRTPLGSALPGLFAESHWRPEFGVTSPTSFEAQIACAERVVAGADGPVFLFVNVSALHQPNWFHLPGATREHGDDRRSHAAALEYVDRHIGRLFALVSARRPGFAIVCSDHGTAYGEDGYTGHRIGHEVVWTVPYGDFTIEQGGWR, via the coding sequence ATGAACGCGATCGTGGGGAGCCACGATCTGCTGTTGGTGACGCTCGACACGCTCCGCTACGACGTGGCCGACGAGCTGATCAGGGCGGGACGGCTGCCCACCCTGGCCAGGGCGCTGCCCGGTGGGCGATGGCAGCGGCGGCACAGTCCCGGAAGCTTCACCTACGCCGCGCACGCCGCGATCCTCGCCGGGTTCCTCCCGACCCCGGCCGATCCCGGACCGCATCCCCGGCTCTTCGCGGCCACGTTTCCCGGCAGCGAGACCACGGCGGACGGGACCTGGACGTTCGACGCGCCCGACCTGCCGGGCGGGCTGGCGGAGGCCGGCTATCACACGGTCTGCGTCGGGGGAGTGGGGTTCTTCAACGGCCGCACCCCCCTCGGGTCCGCGCTGCCCGGCCTGTTCGCCGAGAGCCACTGGCGGCCGGAGTTCGGCGTCACCTCGCCGACCTCGTTCGAGGCGCAGATCGCGTGCGCCGAACGGGTGGTCGCGGGGGCGGACGGGCCGGTGTTCCTGTTCGTCAACGTCTCGGCGCTGCACCAGCCGAACTGGTTCCACCTGCCGGGCGCCACCCGCGAGCACGGGGACGACCGGCGGAGTCACGCCGCCGCGCTGGAGTATGTGGACCGGCACATCGGCAGGCTGTTCGCCCTGGTGAGCGCCCGGCGACCGGGGTTCGCGATCGTCTGTTCCGACCACGGCACCGCCTACGGCGAAGACGGATACACCGGGCACCGGATCGGCCACGAAGTCGTCTGGACGGTGCCCTACGGAGACTTCACGATCGAACAGGGGGGATGGCGGTGA
- a CDS encoding STM4012 family radical SAM protein, whose amino-acid sequence MTPTARGLPEAPPAVDGSIDTGPYQGYVYAYPHKTAYRPLRPRPSLRDVWAAEPSGSLSLYLHIPFCEMRCGFCNLFTRTGAPEELVAAYLDALERQARAVRDALEEPRFVTAAIGGGTPTYLSAAELTRMFDLTEQIMGADLRAVPLSVETSPATATADRLAVLAERGATRVSIGVQSFIDAEARAAVRPQRRHEVETALGRIREAGFEALNIDLIYGIDGQTERSWRHSLDAALAWRPEELYLYPLYVRPLTGLGRRAHDWDDHRLGLYRQGRDHLLAAGYEQVSMRMFRLPGSAGATEYCCQSDGMVGLGCGARSYTADLHYSYEYAVGAGQVRAIIDDYVRLAPEEFAVANVGFRLGEDERRRRHLIQSLLQAEGLETAAYRERFGTEVTADFDAELGSLAARGWLEPVGPGTRGTFDNLDAPGPAEFSGAEPAGISGARVADTGRLRLTAEGLAHSDAIGPALFSSRVRELMAGYEAC is encoded by the coding sequence ATGACCCCCACAGCCCGAGGTCTTCCAGAAGCCCCGCCGGCCGTCGACGGCTCGATCGACACGGGGCCCTACCAGGGTTACGTCTACGCCTATCCGCACAAGACGGCCTACCGGCCGCTGCGGCCGCGTCCGTCGCTGCGGGACGTGTGGGCGGCCGAACCGTCCGGGAGCCTCTCCCTCTACCTGCACATCCCGTTCTGCGAGATGCGCTGCGGGTTCTGCAACCTGTTCACCCGGACCGGTGCCCCCGAGGAACTCGTCGCCGCCTACCTGGACGCCCTGGAACGTCAGGCGCGGGCCGTACGGGACGCCCTGGAGGAGCCGAGGTTCGTGACCGCGGCCATCGGCGGCGGCACGCCGACCTATCTCAGCGCGGCCGAACTCACCCGGATGTTCGACCTCACCGAGCAGATCATGGGCGCCGACCTGCGGGCTGTGCCGCTGTCGGTGGAGACCTCACCGGCGACCGCGACGGCCGACCGGCTCGCCGTCCTGGCCGAAAGGGGCGCCACCCGCGTCTCGATCGGCGTGCAGAGCTTCATCGACGCCGAGGCCCGGGCGGCGGTGCGCCCGCAGAGACGGCACGAGGTCGAGACGGCGCTCGGCCGGATCAGGGAGGCGGGGTTCGAGGCACTCAACATCGATCTGATCTACGGGATCGACGGGCAGACCGAGCGGTCCTGGCGCCATTCGCTGGACGCCGCACTCGCCTGGCGACCCGAGGAGCTCTACCTCTACCCGCTGTACGTCCGCCCGCTCACCGGCCTCGGCCGTCGTGCCCACGACTGGGACGACCACCGGCTCGGCCTCTACCGGCAGGGCCGCGACCACCTGCTGGCCGCCGGGTACGAGCAGGTCTCGATGCGGATGTTCCGGCTGCCGGGCTCCGCCGGCGCGACCGAGTACTGCTGTCAGAGTGACGGCATGGTCGGCCTGGGCTGCGGTGCCCGCTCTTACACCGCCGACCTCCACTACTCCTATGAGTACGCGGTCGGCGCCGGCCAGGTGCGTGCGATCATCGACGACTACGTACGGCTCGCGCCCGAGGAGTTCGCGGTCGCCAACGTGGGGTTCCGGCTGGGGGAGGACGAGCGCCGCCGCCGCCACCTGATCCAGTCGCTGCTCCAGGCCGAGGGGCTGGAGACGGCCGCCTACCGGGAGCGCTTCGGCACCGAGGTGACGGCCGACTTCGATGCGGAGCTCGGCAGCCTGGCCGCCCGGGGCTGGCTGGAGCCGGTCGGCCCCGGAACCCGGGGAACCTTCGACAACCTGGATGCTCCAGGGCCCGCCGAATTCTCCGGGGCTGAGCCTGCCGGGATCTCCGGGGCACGGGTGGCAGACACCGGCCGGCTCCGGCTCACCGCCGAGGGCCTGGCACACTCCGACGCGATCGGCCCGGCGCTGTTCTCCAGCCGGGTCCGCGAGCTGATGGCCGGGTACGAGGCGTGCTGA
- a CDS encoding STM4011 family radical SAM protein, which translates to MTITEEPSRPPAGDQDPGHLTILYRGPLSSCDYDCPYCPFAKRRDSPDRLRQDRAALERFTGWVAGRDHPISVLFTPWGEGLVRSWYRRAMVELSHLPHVRRVAVQTNFSCRPDWLAEADLDTLALWVTYHPGQVSYERFLGRCRDLAGRGVRFSVGIVGLPEHLDDARRLRGDLPAEVYLWVNAAEGHLYTDPEAARWTAIDPLFSYSRTPHRSAGRPCRTGDTVISVDGAGTVRRCHFVPAVLGNLYDGTFRPRATACPAALCDCHIGYVHLEQTGLYDVFAGGILERIPRVDRPAGPQVSRSGR; encoded by the coding sequence TTGACGATCACCGAAGAGCCGTCCCGCCCGCCCGCCGGTGACCAGGACCCCGGCCACCTGACGATTCTCTACCGCGGTCCACTGTCGAGCTGTGACTACGACTGCCCCTACTGCCCGTTCGCCAAGCGCCGGGACAGCCCCGACCGGCTCCGCCAGGACCGTGCGGCGCTGGAGCGGTTCACCGGGTGGGTGGCCGGACGCGACCATCCGATCTCAGTGCTGTTCACCCCATGGGGGGAGGGGCTGGTCCGCTCCTGGTACCGGCGGGCGATGGTCGAGCTCAGCCATCTGCCGCACGTCCGGCGGGTCGCCGTCCAGACCAACTTCAGCTGCCGTCCCGACTGGCTGGCCGAGGCCGACCTGGACACGCTCGCCCTCTGGGTGACCTACCACCCCGGCCAGGTCTCCTACGAGCGTTTCCTCGGCAGATGCCGGGACCTGGCCGGGCGTGGGGTCCGCTTCAGCGTCGGCATCGTCGGCCTGCCCGAGCATCTGGACGATGCCCGGCGCCTCCGGGGCGACCTGCCCGCAGAGGTGTATCTGTGGGTGAACGCAGCCGAGGGCCACCTCTACACCGATCCCGAGGCGGCCCGCTGGACGGCGATCGACCCGCTGTTCTCCTACAGCCGGACACCGCACCGCAGCGCCGGGAGACCCTGCCGTACCGGAGACACCGTGATCTCAGTGGACGGTGCGGGCACCGTACGGCGCTGCCACTTCGTCCCGGCCGTCCTCGGCAACCTCTACGACGGGACGTTCCGTCCGAGAGCCACGGCGTGCCCGGCGGCCCTGTGCGACTGCCACATCGGCTACGTGCACCTGGAGCAGACCGGTCTCTACGACGTCTTCGCCGGGGGAATCCTGGAGCGTATCCCGCGGGTGGACCGGCCGGCCGGGCCTCAGGTCTCCCGCTCCGGCCGGTAG
- a CDS encoding DUF6745 domain-containing protein, with product MTVTTELADVLTAASLRWEEVAFRSGPADRPGAEAGVRLAYRIAGLAEPEKIIWVDSPAAGARAIALLGAGKPVRDAVRTGPWERARADVHASLGPTAWPLAWSLTGGRLWEPVGAMVARIRRDIAAAEESPQVAAALRASTLDAVLGQQDAPWLSLFDALGRPEVAGLVQVAQAAGWWWPFERVAIVCERPAELHRDELSRLHRADGPALLFPDGFAMHAWSGTPTPADFAASMAGLTPERIRAQENAELRRVMLEHYGYDRYLAESGATPLHRDETGVLWRIDLAEDEPVTMVEVVNSTAEPDGTFRRYWLRVPPTTRTARAGVAWTFGLSEADYRPERET from the coding sequence ATGACCGTCACCACCGAACTGGCCGACGTCCTGACCGCCGCCTCGCTCCGCTGGGAGGAGGTGGCCTTCCGATCCGGTCCCGCCGACCGTCCCGGTGCCGAGGCGGGAGTACGGCTGGCCTACCGGATCGCCGGGCTGGCGGAGCCCGAGAAGATCATCTGGGTCGACTCCCCCGCCGCAGGCGCGAGGGCCATCGCCCTGCTCGGCGCCGGGAAGCCGGTGCGCGACGCGGTGCGGACCGGGCCGTGGGAGCGGGCCAGGGCCGACGTGCACGCCTCGCTCGGCCCCACGGCCTGGCCGCTGGCCTGGTCGCTGACCGGTGGGCGGCTCTGGGAGCCGGTGGGCGCCATGGTCGCCCGGATCCGCCGGGACATCGCCGCGGCCGAGGAGTCACCGCAGGTCGCGGCCGCGCTGCGCGCCTCGACCCTGGATGCGGTGCTGGGCCAGCAGGACGCACCCTGGCTGTCCCTGTTCGACGCGCTGGGCAGGCCGGAGGTGGCGGGACTCGTCCAGGTCGCCCAGGCGGCGGGCTGGTGGTGGCCGTTCGAGCGGGTGGCCATCGTCTGCGAGCGTCCGGCCGAGCTGCACCGCGACGAGCTGTCGCGGCTGCACCGCGCCGACGGCCCGGCGCTGCTGTTCCCCGACGGCTTCGCCATGCACGCCTGGAGCGGCACTCCGACTCCGGCCGACTTCGCCGCCTCCATGGCGGGGCTGACCCCCGAGCGCATCCGCGCCCAGGAGAACGCGGAACTGCGCCGGGTCATGCTGGAGCACTACGGCTACGACCGCTACCTCGCCGAGTCGGGGGCGACCCCGCTGCACCGGGACGAGACCGGCGTCCTGTGGCGCATCGACCTGGCCGAGGACGAGCCGGTGACGATGGTCGAGGTGGTCAACTCCACCGCCGAGCCCGACGGCACCTTCCGCAGATACTGGCTCCGCGTCCCCCCGACCACCCGCACCGCCCGTGCGGGCGTGGCCTGGACCTTCGGCCTGTCCGAGGCCGACTACCGGCCGGAGCGGGAGACCTGA
- a CDS encoding acyltransferase family protein encodes MASVAARIEAATPAGRDRGMDALRALATLGVVAGHWLVTAWVHGPAGKVYASSPLSYLPALTPLSWVLQTLAVFFFVGGYAAARSLRTVTDRPAWVRARMGRLLPPVVPLALLWTGIAVGMALHGLPERAVRSLVVPAVGPLWFLAVFAALNAATPLLLRLRPGTVAVSGVVVVLVVDVAVFSQGGPDWLRWANLAAGWLVPYALGIGWANGALTSRRTAAGLLVGGTAGAVVLVTGFGYPASMVGVTGAKLSNLSPPTLAVVCFGVAQVGLALLAREPLARLMRRPRIWAVVALANLSAMTIFLWHQTAPALTALAALRFGDVPGLLAPPTEPLWVLHRLAWLPVFAALLGTTWLARLRRRKEIRAAVPSTGRRNVGGDG; translated from the coding sequence GTGGCTAGCGTCGCCGCCCGGATCGAGGCGGCCACCCCGGCCGGCAGGGACCGGGGGATGGACGCGCTGCGCGCACTGGCGACCCTCGGGGTGGTCGCGGGGCACTGGCTGGTCACGGCCTGGGTGCACGGGCCCGCTGGGAAGGTGTACGCCTCCAGCCCGCTCAGTTACCTGCCCGCGCTCACCCCCCTGTCCTGGGTGCTGCAGACCCTGGCGGTGTTCTTCTTCGTGGGCGGCTACGCCGCGGCCCGGAGCCTGCGGACGGTCACCGATCGCCCTGCCTGGGTGCGGGCCAGGATGGGACGGCTGCTGCCGCCGGTGGTGCCGCTCGCCCTGCTCTGGACCGGGATCGCGGTCGGCATGGCGCTGCACGGCCTGCCTGAACGAGCGGTCAGGTCGCTGGTGGTTCCGGCCGTCGGGCCACTGTGGTTCCTGGCGGTCTTCGCCGCGCTCAACGCGGCCACCCCGCTGCTCCTGCGCCTGCGGCCGGGCACCGTGGCCGTCTCAGGGGTCGTGGTCGTGCTCGTGGTGGACGTGGCCGTTTTCTCGCAGGGCGGGCCGGACTGGCTGCGGTGGGCCAACCTGGCGGCCGGGTGGCTGGTGCCGTACGCGCTGGGGATCGGCTGGGCGAACGGTGCGCTCACCTCGCGCCGGACGGCGGCCGGTCTACTGGTGGGCGGGACGGCCGGAGCCGTGGTGCTGGTCACCGGGTTCGGGTATCCGGCCAGCATGGTGGGGGTTACGGGGGCGAAGCTCTCCAACCTGAGCCCGCCCACACTCGCCGTGGTCTGCTTCGGCGTCGCGCAGGTGGGGCTGGCGCTGCTGGCCCGCGAACCGCTGGCCCGGTTGATGCGGCGGCCCCGGATCTGGGCGGTGGTGGCGCTGGCCAACCTGTCGGCGATGACGATCTTCCTGTGGCATCAGACCGCGCCGGCCCTGACCGCCCTCGCGGCGCTGCGCTTCGGTGACGTGCCCGGCCTGCTGGCGCCGCCCACCGAACCGCTCTGGGTGCTGCACCGGCTGGCCTGGTTGCCGGTGTTCGCCGCGCTGCTGGGTACGACGTGGCTGGCTCGGCTCAGGCGAAGGAAGGAGATCCGGGCCGCGGTCCCCTCCACCGGGCGGAGAAATGTCGGTGGCGATGGCTAG
- a CDS encoding alpha/beta hydrolase has translation MFRMFRRTLAMVTTAALTYVVVPAPPGDRVVRVYGDLRTAEHVAVVVPGSDTTVASFDGGRAKAYSTPGGGAKAVLAEARALGPGARLAVVAWLGYDSPATVSLEVVTGGAAGRGAVALRRYLAETLAGKRVSLLCHSYGSVVCAKAAPGSGVASMVAVGSPGLGVSAAAELGDIPLWVGSGSRDWMRDVPKLRIGPLGFGPDPADPSFGARLFATGDAGHSDYFAPGGVSLRNLTLIALGRTGEVSRG, from the coding sequence ATGTTCCGCATGTTCCGCCGCACGCTCGCCATGGTCACCACCGCCGCGCTTACCTATGTGGTCGTCCCCGCGCCCCCGGGCGACCGTGTCGTCAGGGTCTACGGCGATCTCCGTACGGCTGAGCACGTCGCGGTCGTCGTCCCGGGCTCCGACACCACGGTCGCCTCCTTCGACGGCGGCAGGGCCAAGGCGTACAGCACTCCGGGCGGCGGCGCCAAGGCGGTGCTGGCCGAGGCGCGGGCGCTGGGCCCCGGGGCCCGGTTGGCGGTGGTGGCCTGGCTCGGGTACGACAGCCCGGCGACCGTCAGCCTTGAGGTGGTGACCGGTGGAGCCGCCGGGAGAGGAGCCGTGGCGCTGCGGCGATACCTCGCCGAGACGCTTGCGGGCAAGCGCGTCAGTCTGCTGTGCCACAGCTACGGGTCGGTCGTGTGCGCCAAGGCCGCGCCCGGATCGGGCGTGGCGAGCATGGTCGCCGTCGGCAGTCCCGGGCTCGGCGTCTCCGCAGCGGCCGAGCTCGGCGACATCCCGCTCTGGGTGGGCAGCGGCAGCCGGGACTGGATGCGTGATGTGCCCAAGCTTCGGATCGGCCCGCTCGGCTTCGGCCCCGACCCGGCGGACCCGTCCTTCGGCGCCCGGCTGTTCGCGACGGGAGACGCCGGGCACAGCGACTACTTCGCACCCGGCGGTGTGTCCCTGCGCAACCTGACCCTGATCGCCCTCGGCCGGACGGGCGAGGTGTCACGTGGCTAG
- a CDS encoding response regulator transcription factor yields the protein MTIRVLIADDQGMVRTGFTVFLDSQPDIEVVGEAADGREAVARVAELRPDVVLMDVRMPVMDGLAATRAILDGDGSPPKVLILTTFDLDDYVYEALRAGASGFLLKDASAQQLAEAVRVVASGEALLAPSVTRRLIAEFARVGPRRPRGRLDDITERETEVLTLIAQGRSNQEIAEELVLSEQTVKTHVGRILAKLNLRDRAQAIVHAYETGLVRPGG from the coding sequence ATGACGATCCGGGTGCTCATCGCCGACGACCAGGGCATGGTCCGGACCGGGTTCACCGTGTTCCTGGACTCCCAGCCGGACATCGAGGTCGTGGGCGAGGCGGCCGACGGCCGCGAGGCCGTGGCGCGAGTGGCCGAGCTGCGGCCGGACGTGGTGCTGATGGATGTGCGGATGCCGGTCATGGACGGCCTGGCGGCGACGCGGGCGATCCTGGACGGGGACGGCTCCCCGCCGAAGGTCCTGATCCTGACCACCTTCGACCTCGACGACTACGTCTACGAGGCGCTGCGGGCCGGGGCCAGCGGGTTCCTGCTCAAGGACGCCTCCGCCCAGCAGCTCGCCGAGGCGGTCCGGGTGGTGGCGTCCGGGGAGGCGCTGCTCGCACCCTCGGTGACCCGGCGGCTGATCGCGGAGTTCGCCCGCGTCGGGCCGCGCCGCCCACGCGGCCGGCTGGACGACATCACCGAGCGGGAGACCGAGGTGCTCACCCTCATCGCCCAGGGCCGCTCCAACCAGGAGATCGCCGAGGAGCTCGTGCTGTCGGAGCAGACCGTCAAGACCCATGTGGGCCGGATCCTGGCGAAGCTGAACCTGCGCGACCGCGCCCAGGCGATCGTCCATGCCTACGAGACGGGCCTGGTCCGCCCCGGCGGGTGA
- a CDS encoding sensor histidine kinase yields MNLPAGLVRLTRPLTLAVVSGRADPPFPRSRRLAIPVPASLGLLPFRTVDLVVLANLLIFWLAYGGGLSSLLSGNDGLSIPYPEWEIYYAAAVSSLPLLLREHWPLAAWRISAVGMLSTAPLMDTLGGHPVSIAGIVTYLLVVYSVAVRCERETTLGGWIASMLCMALSTTSRDDLVIAAILLSVTALFGYNVRARRLAARRLAEEEQRSERALTAQATLEERARIARELHDVVAHHMSVIAIQAEAVPLQATGDAGRLEEGLREIRGLSLAAMTEMRRVVGVLRDGDGHADTAPQPGLGRLEELVGTARSAGLTVTLKLGGDLMGLPTAVSLSAYRIAQESLSNAMRHAPGSAVSMRISRSGAELHIHVENDARRRSPAPPEHAGEPGHTGHGLIGMRERVSMLGGRLWTGPVGTGFAVTAILPIMENA; encoded by the coding sequence GTGAATCTACCCGCCGGTCTCGTACGGCTCACCCGGCCGCTGACCCTGGCGGTGGTCAGCGGCCGTGCCGACCCTCCGTTCCCCCGCTCCCGCCGCCTGGCGATACCGGTCCCCGCGTCCCTGGGGCTGCTGCCGTTCCGGACCGTCGACCTGGTCGTACTGGCCAACCTGCTGATCTTCTGGCTCGCCTACGGCGGGGGCCTGTCCTCGCTCCTGTCGGGCAACGACGGACTCTCCATTCCCTATCCCGAATGGGAGATCTACTACGCCGCCGCGGTCTCCTCCCTCCCTCTGCTGTTACGCGAGCACTGGCCGCTCGCCGCATGGCGGATCAGCGCGGTGGGCATGCTCAGCACCGCCCCGCTGATGGACACCCTGGGCGGCCATCCCGTGTCGATAGCCGGGATCGTCACCTATCTCCTCGTCGTCTACTCCGTCGCGGTCCGCTGCGAGCGGGAGACGACCCTGGGCGGGTGGATCGCCTCCATGCTCTGCATGGCGCTCTCGACCACCAGCCGGGACGACCTCGTCATAGCCGCGATCCTGCTGAGCGTCACCGCGCTCTTCGGCTACAACGTTCGCGCCCGGCGGCTGGCCGCCAGGCGCCTGGCCGAGGAGGAACAGCGCAGCGAGCGGGCCCTGACGGCGCAGGCCACGCTGGAGGAAAGGGCCAGGATCGCCAGGGAGCTGCACGACGTCGTCGCCCACCACATGTCGGTGATCGCCATCCAGGCGGAGGCCGTGCCGCTGCAGGCGACCGGGGACGCCGGACGCCTGGAGGAGGGGCTGAGAGAGATCCGCGGGCTGTCGCTGGCGGCCATGACCGAGATGCGCCGCGTCGTGGGCGTGCTCCGGGACGGCGACGGGCACGCGGACACCGCGCCTCAGCCGGGCCTCGGCCGTCTGGAGGAGCTCGTCGGCACCGCGCGCTCGGCCGGGCTCACCGTGACGCTCAAGCTGGGCGGCGACCTGATGGGGCTGCCCACGGCGGTGAGCCTGTCCGCCTACCGGATCGCGCAGGAGTCGCTCAGCAACGCCATGCGGCATGCGCCGGGCTCGGCCGTCTCGATGAGGATCAGCCGATCCGGCGCCGAACTGCACATCCATGTGGAGAACGATGCCAGGCGCCGCTCCCCCGCCCCGCCGGAGCACGCGGGGGAACCGGGGCATACGGGGCACGGCCTGATCGGGATGCGGGAACGGGTCTCCATGCTCGGCGGAAGGCTGTGGACCGGGCCTGTAGGAACGGGCTTCGCGGTCACCGCCATACTGCCGATCATGGAGAACGCATGA
- a CDS encoding helix-turn-helix domain-containing protein, whose amino-acid sequence MDPVEQLLHPVRLRIVHALSAAGALTIAQMCARLPEVPKITVYRQVAQLTEGGFVEVDGEQRVRGAIERRYRLRQNRPTIDTDAAAAMSLDDHRRGFAAAMAVLIAEFNAYLDRDGANPAADSVSYRQGTLWLSPDELTAMTADLLTVLRDRLANTPAPDRTPYLLSAILFPTEQPPPHGTGR is encoded by the coding sequence ATGGATCCCGTCGAGCAGTTGTTGCACCCGGTTCGGCTGCGCATCGTGCACGCCCTGTCCGCAGCAGGTGCGCTGACGATTGCGCAGATGTGCGCCCGCCTGCCCGAGGTACCGAAGATCACGGTGTACCGCCAGGTCGCACAGCTGACCGAGGGAGGGTTCGTGGAGGTGGACGGCGAGCAGCGGGTACGCGGCGCCATCGAGCGCCGCTATCGCCTGCGTCAAAACCGGCCCACGATCGACACCGACGCGGCCGCCGCGATGTCGCTCGACGACCACCGCCGGGGATTCGCCGCGGCCATGGCCGTCCTGATAGCCGAGTTCAACGCCTACCTGGACCGCGACGGCGCCAACCCGGCCGCCGACTCGGTCTCCTACCGGCAGGGTACGCTGTGGCTCAGCCCGGACGAGCTCACCGCGATGACGGCCGACCTGCTCACGGTGCTGCGCGACCGGCTGGCCAACACTCCCGCACCGGACCGCACACCGTACCTCCTCAGCGCGATCTTGTTCCCTACCGAGCAACCGCCTCCGCATGGAACCGGCCGGTAG